One Synechocystis sp. LKSZ1 genomic window, GGATCGTCAACGTCAGGCCGAAGGGGCCGGTCTGGGGTTGGCCATTAGTCAGGCCATGGTTCAGCTCATGGGGGGCGAAATCACCGTGGAGAGTCAACCGGGCCAGGGCAGTTGTTTTCGCTTTAGTATCGTCTGTCCGGTGGAAGCCGACTGGGCCCAGGCCCAAGCCCAAACCCATCAGGGCAAAATTATCGGCTACGAAGGGGAGCCTCGGCAGATTCTGGTGGTGGATGACCGCTGGGAAAACCGTGCTGTCTTAGTCACCTTCCTGACCATGCTGGGCTTTGAGGTCAGGGAAGCCGACAATGGCCAAACGGCCCTGGCCCAACTGCAACAGCACCGCCCCGATTTGATCATTAGCGATCTGAAAATGCCGGTGATGTCGGGGATTGAATTTCTGCAACAACTCCGGGCCGATCCAGGTCTCGATGCTATTTCAGTAATTATTTCTTCCGCCAGTGCCTTTGAAAGCGACCGTCAACGAAGTCTCAAGCTCGGTGCCAAAGCCTTCTTACCCAAACCCATCCAAGCCAACGAACTATATCAAACCCTAGCGGAGGTACTCAATCTAACTTGGCGTTATGAAACGTCGCCCCCTGGCGACAACCTCCCGACCGCTGAGACCGCCATTTCTCCTGTTTTACCACCTGTGGAGAAACTCCAAGCCTGGTTAACCTATGCCATGACGGGTCAACTCCACGACCTTGGGGATGCTTTAGCGCAACAGGCTAGCCAAAATCCGCCCTACCACCGCTTTATTCACCAACTGCAAAGCCAGGTCAATACCTTTCAACTGCTGGAAATCCGTCGATCTCTCCAAGTGGCCCTGGCCAGTTTGACGGTGACTAGCGAGGAGGAAACCCAGCCATGAGCCTCTCTCCCCCTCCCGTTACCATTTTGGTGGTGGATGACATTCCCAGTAATCTAGAGGTTTTGTCCCAAATCCTGCGCCAAGCGGGCTATCAAATTCGGGTTGAAGTGGATGGTAGTCAAGTGTTGACCCAAGTCAAAATGGCCCGGCCCGATTTAATTTTGCTGGATGTGATGCTACCGGGCCTTGATGGCTTTACGGTTTGTCAACAACTCCAAGCCCAAGCCGAGACCCAGGATATTCCCATTATTTTTATGACGGCCCTCGACCAGCCGGAGGATAAGGTGCGGGGCTTTCGGCTTGGCGCAGTGGACTATATCACCAAGCCCTTTCAGGAGGAAGAAGTCCTGGCTCGGGTGAAACTGCATCTGCAATTGGCCCAATTAACGGCGAAACTAACTCAACAGAACCAGGCCTTGGAGAAAGAAGTCGCGATGCGGACAGCGGAGCTATTCCAGGCCCTCCAGGAATTGAAGGAAACCCAAGCCGACCTGCAACAGGCCCATGAAGAGCTAGGGGAATACACCGCCAGCTTGGCCCGCACAAATCGCCTCAAGGATGAATTTCTTGCCAATATGAGCCACGAACTCCGCACGCCCCTGAACAGTATTCTTGGCCTGGCAGATGCCCTGGGAGACCGGTGCTTTGGGCCGATTACCGATCAACAACAGGAGGTTTTGACCACCATTACCCAAAATGGTCATCGTTTACTGGCCTTAATCGAGAGCATTTTAGACCTTTCTGGCCTGAGTACGGGGACGCTTTGTCTTCGCTGTGATCGGGTTTCCCTGCGGCAATTATGTCTTGGGGCCTTGGAATTGGTCGAGACCTTGGCTCAAAAAAAGGGATTGGTGTTGACTCTCGAACTTCCCCCAGCCCTAACGGCGTTATACATCCAGGGAGACGAGGCTCGTCTTCGCCAGGCCCTGTACCACCTATTGCATAATGCCGTTAAATTTACGCCTGAAGGAGGGCGGGTCTGCCTGCGGCTCCGTCTGGAGGCCAGGGAAAATAGTCCGGATCCGGAACATCCCAATTGGCTCAGCCTGAGTGTGGAGGATACCGGCATCGGTATTTCGGAAGTAGAGCAAGACTCCCTATTCCAAAACTTCATACAATTATCAGGTGGTCTCAACCGGAGTCATTCTGGGTTGGGACTAGGACTGGCCCTGACGAAACAAATTGTCCGTCTCCATGGGGGGAAAGTGCGAGTACACAGTGTAACCGGCAAGGGAAGTTGCTTTACCATCTGTCTGCCCTACGGAGCCGTGGCGGCTGTTGAGACCCGCGTAGCCAAAACCCATAACCTATTGCACTCGACGCTATCGCCCTCTCTGGTGCTAGCGGATAGTCAGGAAGCGGATTTAATTAGCCTGAGTAGTTATCTCAGCGCAAAAGGTCACCCCCTCCAGACAGCTACCAGCTTGCCGGAGGTCATGGCCCTGCTTCAGAAACAGTCGGCCCAACTCCTGATCATCAGCAGTTCTTTCCTCCAGCAAGTCTCTCCAGCCCTACTTTCTTTATTGGCGGCTCAACCCGTTATTGTACTCCTCGCCTCTCCTGATGATTTAGATAACGTTGCCCACTTGCCCGTCCAGCAAATTTTACCTAAACCTATCAAACTTCGTTCCCTAGAAACCGTGGTATCTGGTCTACTCTCGCCTAACTCATCGACTGCCTAAGTCGTGGGTTCAGACTTCTTCCCTTATTTCTTTATTGTGGGTTCCAATTCATGCATTCTCCTGATACCGCCATAGAAAAAATTCTGATTATCGAAGATGAACCGGATATTCGAGCGAATCTCCAGGAAATTCTAGAAATTTCTCAGTACAAAGTCACCACCGCCAGTAACGGTGCAGAAGGCGTGACCCTAGCGAA contains:
- a CDS encoding response regulator, producing the protein MSLSPPPVTILVVDDIPSNLEVLSQILRQAGYQIRVEVDGSQVLTQVKMARPDLILLDVMLPGLDGFTVCQQLQAQAETQDIPIIFMTALDQPEDKVRGFRLGAVDYITKPFQEEEVLARVKLHLQLAQLTAKLTQQNQALEKEVAMRTAELFQALQELKETQADLQQAHEELGEYTASLARTNRLKDEFLANMSHELRTPLNSILGLADALGDRCFGPITDQQQEVLTTITQNGHRLLALIESILDLSGLSTGTLCLRCDRVSLRQLCLGALELVETLAQKKGLVLTLELPPALTALYIQGDEARLRQALYHLLHNAVKFTPEGGRVCLRLRLEARENSPDPEHPNWLSLSVEDTGIGISEVEQDSLFQNFIQLSGGLNRSHSGLGLGLALTKQIVRLHGGKVRVHSVTGKGSCFTICLPYGAVAAVETRVAKTHNLLHSTLSPSLVLADSQEADLISLSSYLSAKGHPLQTATSLPEVMALLQKQSAQLLIISSSFLQQVSPALLSLLAAQPVIVLLASPDDLDNVAHLPVQQILPKPIKLRSLETVVSGLLSPNSSTA